Proteins encoded in a region of the Ptychodera flava strain L36383 chromosome 4, AS_Pfla_20210202, whole genome shotgun sequence genome:
- the LOC139131729 gene encoding aggrecan core protein-like, with protein sequence MFALYRHSSDTVLSKYELSTEHLRQFGINFVTMRGVVITTLVVLAVLSACFAASAPEAEATIDEASAVEETPEIASEAEFEDTEDDLEERSFEEDDIEEFDESDLDERSVEEEELEDESADHDETAEQEIDEEEEMDTDEMSTADIDTEESSEDVDEEAIEVVKDAHKRWACYHRRCYRLFTCHYNWYSAYRVCRRYGGNLVSIHNYYQNRVVAAYARRYGNLWIGLNDRCREGHFRWTDRSRYNFRRWYCREPNNYRNEDCVEMYRNGRWNDLRCSQRRRFMCQKRRYHHHHHYHLPRPCWG encoded by the exons ATGTTCGCCCTGTACAGACACTCGTCCGACACCGTTCTGTCCAAGTACGAACTGAGTACAGAACATTTAAGACAATTTGGAATCAACTTTGTAACAAT GAGAGGGGTTGTTATCACGACGCTGGTAGTACTAGCCGTACTATCAGCATGCTTTGCTGCCTCCGCACCCGAAGCAGAGGCTACCATCGATGAAGCATCTGCCGTTGAAGAGACACCTGAAATCGCGTCTGAGGCAGAATTTGAAGACACTGAAGATGATTTGGAAGAGAGAAGTTTTGAAGAAGACGACATAGAGGAATTCGATGAAAGCGACCTGGATGAACGCAGCGTTGAGGAGGAAGAATTGGAAGATGAAAGCGCTGACCATGACGAAACTGCAGAGCAAGAGATCGATGAGGAAGAGGAAATGGATACGGATGAAATGAGCACAGCCGACATTGACACTGAGGAGAGTAGTGAAGACGTAGACGAAGAGGCCATTGAGGTCGTGAAAGATG CTCACAAACGATGGGCCTGCTATCACAGGAGGTGCTACAGGCTGTTTACTTGCCACTACAACTGGTATAGCGCATATCGAGTTTGTAGAAGATATGGTGGTAACCTTGTGAGCATCCATAACTACTACCAGAACCGTGTTGTCGCAG CTTACGCACGTCGCTATGGAAACTTGTGGATTGGATTGAATGACAGATGTCGTGAGGGACATTTCAGATGGACTGATCGAAGTCGG TACAACTTCAGAAGATGGTATTGTCGTGAGCCTAACAACTATAGAAATGAGGACTGCGTTGAGATGTACAGGAATGGACGCTGGAACGATCTAAGATGTTCCCAGCGACGTCGTTTCATGTGCCAGAAACGCCgataccaccaccaccaccactaccatCTGCCAAGGCCCTGTTGGGGCTAA
- the LOC139131731 gene encoding low affinity immunoglobulin epsilon Fc receptor-like, whose amino-acid sequence MRGVVITTLLVLAVLSACFAASAPKADATIDETSAVEDTPEIASEAEFEDSKNDLEERSLEEDDIEEFDESDLDERSVEEEELEDESADQDETAEQVVDEEEEADTHEMTTADDETEESSEDVDEEAIEVVKDAHRRWACYHRKCYRVFTCHYRWYQAYRVCRRYGGNLVSIHNWYQNRIVAAYARRYGNLWIGLNDRCREGHFRWTDRSPYNFRRWYCRQPDNYRNEDCVEMLRNGRWNDGKCAWRRRFMCQKRRYHRYHWHHWHRPRPCWG is encoded by the exons AT GAGAGGGGTTGTTATCACAACGTTGTTAGTACTAGCCGTACTATCAGCATGCTTTGCTGCCTCCGCACCCAAAGCAGACGCTACCATCGACGAAACATCTGCCGTTGAAGATACACCTGAAATCGCGTCTGAGGCAGAATTCGAAGACTCAAAAAATGATTTGGAAGAGAGAAGTTTAGAAGAAGACGACATAGAGGAATTCGATGAAAGTGACCTGGATGAACGCAGCGTCGAGGAGGAAGAATTGGAAGATGAAAGCGCGGACCAAGACGAAACTGCAGAGCAAGTAGTTGATGAGGAAGAAGAGGCAGATACACATGAAATGACCACAGCCGACGATGAGACGGAGGAGAGCAGTGAAGACGTCGACGAAGAAGCCATTGAGGTCGTGAAAGACG CTCACAGACGATGGGCCTGCTATCACAGGAAGTGTTACAGAGTGTTTACTTGCCACTACCGCTGGTATCAAGCATATCGAGTTTGTAGAAGATATGGTGGTAATCTTGTCAGCATCCACAACTGGTACCAGAACCGCATTGTCGCAG cTTACGCACGTCGCTACGGAAACTTGTGGATCGGGTTAAATGACAGATGTCGGGAGGGACATTTCAGATGGACTGATCGATCTCCG TACAATTTCAGAAGATGGTATTGTCGTCAGCCTGACAACTACAGAAACGAGGATTGCGTTGAGATGCTCAGGAATGGACGCTGGAATGATGGCAAATGTGCCTGGCGACGTCGTTTCATGTGCCAGAAACGCCGATACCACCGCTACCACTGGCATCACTGGCATAGGCCTAGGCCATGCTGGGGTTAA